Proteins encoded together in one Alteribacter keqinensis window:
- a CDS encoding M50 family metallopeptidase has translation MNDDLYFYILLFIIVLGITYLPVIGSYFRLFNTLIHESLGHALVARLTGGRVVSISLFQNTGGLAVFQHHWFGRVITVFCGYPVSSLMSVVVIYLITQGYFEEIALGLFILLIYVLIFWVRNLVGWLWVLSVIGGLTAVYIYAEQRYFELLITVIGITILTQAFASSWGIFMLSVFRNRQAGDAMLLAEATKVPAVIWGTVFMLQGTFFFIIGTMIFFGYDVINLI, from the coding sequence GTGAATGATGATCTGTACTTTTACATACTCCTGTTTATAATCGTTTTGGGAATAACCTACCTGCCGGTGATCGGGTCCTATTTCCGGCTGTTTAATACGCTGATACATGAGAGTCTCGGACATGCCCTCGTAGCCCGCCTGACAGGAGGCAGAGTCGTCTCCATTTCTTTATTTCAAAATACCGGTGGGCTCGCGGTTTTTCAGCACCACTGGTTTGGAAGAGTGATTACTGTCTTTTGCGGTTATCCTGTTTCTTCTCTCATGAGTGTCGTGGTTATTTATCTTATTACTCAGGGGTACTTTGAGGAGATTGCTCTGGGACTTTTTATCCTTCTTATTTATGTGCTTATCTTTTGGGTAAGAAATCTGGTGGGATGGTTATGGGTCCTTTCTGTAATAGGAGGTTTGACTGCTGTATACATTTATGCAGAACAGCGTTATTTTGAACTTTTGATAACTGTTATTGGGATAACTATACTCACCCAGGCGTTTGCAAGTTCATGGGGGATCTTCATGTTAAGCGTGTTTAGGAATAGACAGGCAGGAGATGCAATGTTGCTGGCAGAAGCAACAAAAGTTCCCGCTGTCATCTGGGGGACTGTCTTTATGCTCCAGGGCACGTTCTTTTTTATTATCGGTACGATGATTTTCTTTGGTTATGATGTTATTAATCTGATTTGA
- a CDS encoding dynamin family protein, whose product MTLIVKDQTKIQSDLPYTIEEQFRLQKLTRKFSSPSFEVAFCGHFSAGKSTLLNRLVGAEILPTSPIPTSANVIAIENGELGLSVQSRGNDENQVFKGEIPWPKVREWGMNGHDISGLTITGPFPFLGKHSRILDTPGVDSTDAAHEAVTLEQLYTTDAIVYVMDYNHVQSETNLYFLKQCSIEKKPVFLVINQIDKHNEEEVSIEEFKRSLNTVLDKWGIQTEDVFFTTMKEPSHPLNEFTRLESMLKAILFHGEELFEQSGIRLQQGFLNAVQLRLEEEKHEKIEEVKEEMEEKGFDESQLSEKSILQTRIDQLCNYEEWLKQSFQDHFKRTFSNVTLFPYTTTELAENWIESFKPGFKVGVLFTKKKTEEERENRFNDLVTELEDKVKTLLFYKVKTYLQELDRTKLTNKDAFETALSKFQVPDLSIILQQSVKTDHTDRQYVRTFTSQVTGTVVRDIQDQANSLLALYAAGMEKQNQAELEALKEKQTNLEEVEVFEEKMDSLSTEYDRIILLVDKKRSELKEDSHFRKALKETMKKSYPDNGDTLALTEIELPEESVIATDQQDQKIKREKTFNEKNTAQWLEKVNSVMCEYQDVALLSNERKQLMERVERFNNQTFIVSLFGAFSAGKSSFANALLGADVLPVSPNPTTATVNTVQKSTDEHAHGTAEVIVKSEDTIEKEIKAVSKEIGADLTLDTIKSWKASKKGYVTSTQKTYAEYLETLRDSLLQTKWELGSTFTLTHGELKPVVADEAYACLVEQVNLFYDCKVTKSGVVLVDTPGVNSIHGRHTNVAFKQMRQSDAIFYLTYYNHAFSKADEYFLQQMGKVNESFTDDKLYFVINASDLASSEGELNGVRKHVKDQLVRNGIESPRLFHLSSKEGLRLKKMQHQDERDPFSEFEHTFYTETIDELKRLSAEMIKNQLSTFVNKADESLAFMNSKKEDQKQEHERIKRIVKAEKSRVSEANFDFVKQDAGEEFEQLMIYLRERMRYVLSDYFSTSFNVTVLTGNTKRVLHEQFKAAVKEWIGFGEQFLSQELEATFIRMEQRIARRVDNWIKEEAGVIQTKLPYLYIEHQVKPAPVSPERHTLDLSIDADFYTSMLKTKKDIFENGRLKEVREQLISEGHKKASSLLQASMSEFKAAIEASVSELEDSVKEKVIEAIDLELTRFEALFDSSEQHRLLKEKDELSNLL is encoded by the coding sequence ATGACCTTAATTGTGAAGGATCAAACAAAAATCCAAAGCGATCTCCCATATACAATTGAAGAGCAGTTCCGCCTGCAAAAGCTGACTCGCAAATTTTCATCTCCGTCGTTCGAGGTAGCCTTTTGCGGACATTTCTCAGCCGGTAAATCAACATTGCTTAATCGTCTTGTTGGTGCGGAAATTCTCCCTACCAGTCCGATACCGACGAGTGCAAATGTCATTGCGATTGAAAACGGGGAACTCGGCTTATCTGTTCAATCAAGAGGTAATGACGAAAATCAGGTGTTTAAAGGAGAAATTCCATGGCCTAAGGTAAGAGAATGGGGAATGAACGGCCATGATATTTCCGGTCTTACTATTACAGGACCATTTCCGTTCCTTGGAAAGCACAGCAGGATCCTTGATACTCCCGGAGTGGATTCCACAGACGCTGCTCACGAGGCTGTGACTCTAGAGCAGCTTTACACAACGGATGCCATCGTTTACGTAATGGATTATAATCATGTTCAGTCAGAAACGAATCTTTACTTTCTGAAGCAGTGTTCCATTGAGAAAAAACCTGTTTTCCTTGTGATTAATCAGATTGATAAGCATAACGAAGAAGAGGTATCAATCGAAGAGTTTAAACGTTCTCTTAACACTGTTCTTGATAAATGGGGTATTCAGACTGAGGATGTCTTCTTTACAACAATGAAAGAACCATCACATCCCCTTAATGAATTTACCCGTCTGGAAAGTATGCTTAAAGCCATTTTGTTTCATGGAGAAGAACTCTTTGAACAATCGGGAATCCGCCTTCAGCAAGGCTTCCTTAATGCGGTCCAATTAAGGCTTGAGGAAGAGAAACATGAAAAAATCGAAGAAGTGAAAGAAGAAATGGAAGAGAAGGGGTTTGATGAAAGCCAGCTTTCTGAGAAAAGCATCCTGCAAACCCGGATCGATCAGCTCTGTAACTATGAAGAATGGCTGAAGCAGTCATTTCAGGATCACTTTAAACGGACGTTCTCAAACGTCACGCTGTTCCCTTATACGACAACCGAACTTGCTGAAAACTGGATTGAGTCCTTTAAGCCGGGGTTTAAGGTAGGTGTCCTTTTTACTAAGAAAAAAACAGAGGAAGAAAGAGAGAACCGTTTTAATGATCTTGTAACTGAACTTGAAGATAAGGTGAAAACATTATTATTTTACAAGGTGAAAACCTATTTACAGGAGCTTGACCGAACAAAACTCACCAATAAAGATGCATTTGAAACGGCACTTTCAAAATTTCAGGTACCGGACTTAAGCATCATACTTCAGCAAAGTGTTAAAACGGACCATACGGACCGACAGTATGTGCGCACGTTTACCTCTCAGGTGACGGGTACAGTCGTACGTGATATTCAGGATCAGGCAAATTCGTTATTGGCTTTATATGCTGCGGGGATGGAAAAACAAAATCAAGCTGAGCTTGAAGCTTTGAAGGAAAAACAAACGAACCTTGAAGAGGTTGAGGTATTTGAAGAAAAGATGGATTCTTTGAGTACCGAGTATGACCGGATAATCCTTCTGGTAGACAAGAAACGCTCAGAATTGAAAGAAGACAGCCATTTCAGGAAAGCACTTAAGGAGACCATGAAAAAAAGCTATCCGGACAATGGGGATACTTTGGCTCTCACTGAAATTGAGCTTCCGGAAGAAAGTGTGATCGCAACGGATCAGCAAGACCAAAAAATCAAGCGCGAAAAGACATTTAATGAAAAAAATACGGCGCAGTGGCTGGAAAAAGTAAACTCGGTAATGTGTGAGTACCAAGACGTTGCATTACTGTCCAACGAACGAAAGCAGCTTATGGAGAGGGTGGAACGATTTAACAATCAGACGTTTATTGTTTCGTTGTTCGGGGCTTTCAGCGCTGGAAAATCAAGCTTTGCGAATGCGCTTCTTGGAGCAGATGTTTTACCCGTTTCCCCAAATCCGACGACAGCCACGGTTAACACTGTTCAGAAAAGTACCGATGAGCACGCTCACGGGACAGCTGAGGTCATCGTTAAATCTGAGGATACCATTGAAAAAGAAATTAAAGCTGTATCCAAGGAGATTGGTGCTGATCTCACCCTGGACACGATTAAAAGCTGGAAGGCTAGTAAGAAAGGCTACGTAACGAGCACGCAAAAAACGTACGCAGAATACCTGGAAACATTACGTGACAGTCTGCTTCAGACCAAGTGGGAGCTTGGATCCACGTTCACCCTTACCCACGGCGAACTGAAACCTGTCGTGGCAGACGAGGCGTATGCCTGTCTTGTTGAGCAGGTTAACCTTTTTTATGACTGCAAGGTCACAAAAAGCGGAGTTGTTCTTGTTGATACTCCTGGGGTCAATTCGATCCACGGCCGACATACAAATGTAGCCTTTAAGCAAATGCGCCAGTCTGATGCGATTTTTTACCTTACGTATTACAACCATGCATTTTCAAAAGCTGACGAGTACTTCCTGCAGCAGATGGGGAAGGTGAATGAGAGCTTTACCGATGACAAATTGTACTTTGTGATCAATGCCTCAGATCTTGCCTCAAGTGAAGGTGAGCTCAATGGCGTTCGTAAACATGTGAAAGACCAGCTTGTGCGCAACGGAATAGAATCACCGCGTCTGTTTCATTTATCAAGTAAGGAAGGACTCAGGCTTAAAAAAATGCAGCACCAGGATGAAAGAGACCCTTTCAGCGAATTTGAGCATACCTTTTATACTGAAACGATTGATGAGCTGAAGAGGCTGAGTGCAGAAATGATTAAAAACCAGCTCTCAACGTTTGTGAATAAGGCAGATGAAAGCCTGGCCTTTATGAACAGTAAGAAAGAGGATCAAAAGCAGGAGCACGAGAGGATAAAAAGAATTGTAAAAGCAGAGAAATCAAGAGTGTCTGAAGCGAACTTCGATTTTGTAAAGCAAGATGCAGGAGAAGAGTTCGAGCAGCTTATGATCTACCTCCGGGAACGGATGCGCTATGTTCTTTCCGATTATTTCTCAACATCCTTTAACGTGACTGTACTAACCGGAAACACAAAACGTGTATTACATGAACAGTTTAAAGCAGCTGTAAAGGAATGGATTGGCTTTGGTGAACAGTTTTTGTCACAGGAGCTTGAAGCAACATTCATCAGAATGGAACAAAGAATCGCCCGGCGTGTGGACAATTGGATTAAGGAGGAAGCAGGTGTAATCCAGACAAAGCTCCCTTATCTCTATATTGAGCACCAGGTCAAACCTGCTCCTGTAAGTCCCGAGCGGCACACACTTGACCTTTCCATCGATGCAGATTTCTATACATCTATGCTGAAAACAAAGAAGGATATTTTCGAAAATGGACGGCTGAAGGAAGTAAGAGAGCAGTTGATCAGCGAAGGTCATAAAAAAGCGTCATCCCTCCTGCAAGCTTCCATGTCCGAGTTTAAAGCGGCAATTGAAGCATCCGTGTCTGAGCTCGAGGATTCGGTCAAAGAAAAGGTGATTGAAGCAATTGACCTCGAACTCACACGATTTGAAGCCTTGTTCGATTCAAGCGAACAGCACAGACTGCTCAAAGAAAAAGACGAGTTGTCAAACCTTTTGTAA
- a CDS encoding AbrB family transcriptional regulator: MNSVHLFRFLETVMIGVTGGFVFAILALPLPWVLGALTFVLIWQGVTKRMAFFPDPVKNTGFLTLGIYFGLYFTAATFLTVGPYILPYAAATVILIVISIGAAIFVSRRIKVDEITSVFGSIPGGLTEMAIASEALKANSSLVIIFQTVRLLTVLFIVPVVIIFAFSQGQTGTGVPVSANEAADQSWGLAALWFIIPVAIGIWKRNLIPAGIVIIPLFFTALINIFIVSLPVLPPLLLISAQVAVGIGLGKRISFDDLKAGGKYCFVYGGIAILLIFVSFGLGGLLSFFTTLSLPTALLSVAPGGLIEMVLTASIVGGDPAVVSALQLTRLLVIIIFVPPLLKWYFNKKAGNRQSTPTSV; the protein is encoded by the coding sequence ATGAATTCGGTTCATTTATTCAGATTTCTGGAAACAGTGATGATCGGTGTGACCGGGGGATTTGTGTTTGCCATTCTCGCCCTCCCCCTACCCTGGGTACTCGGAGCACTTACCTTTGTTCTAATTTGGCAGGGTGTCACCAAACGAATGGCGTTCTTTCCTGATCCTGTGAAAAATACCGGCTTTTTAACCCTCGGCATTTATTTTGGCCTTTACTTTACCGCCGCTACTTTTCTTACTGTTGGTCCCTACATACTCCCTTATGCTGCAGCAACGGTCATCCTTATTGTAATAAGCATTGGAGCAGCAATCTTTGTTTCAAGACGTATTAAGGTTGATGAAATCACCAGTGTGTTCGGGTCGATTCCCGGCGGGTTAACAGAGATGGCAATTGCAAGTGAAGCCTTAAAAGCAAACTCTTCCCTTGTGATTATCTTTCAGACTGTTCGTTTGTTAACGGTGCTGTTCATCGTTCCTGTTGTGATTATCTTCGCTTTTTCACAGGGACAGACCGGTACTGGTGTACCCGTCAGTGCAAACGAGGCGGCGGATCAGTCCTGGGGATTGGCAGCATTGTGGTTTATCATTCCTGTGGCCATTGGGATATGGAAGCGAAACCTTATTCCTGCGGGAATTGTGATTATTCCTCTTTTCTTCACCGCACTGATTAATATTTTTATCGTATCCTTACCTGTTCTTCCTCCGCTGTTACTCATTTCTGCACAGGTTGCCGTAGGAATAGGTTTAGGAAAACGAATCTCGTTTGATGATTTAAAAGCAGGAGGCAAATACTGCTTTGTATACGGAGGAATAGCCATTCTTCTCATTTTTGTTTCATTCGGACTGGGTGGTTTACTCTCATTTTTTACAACACTCAGTCTGCCAACTGCGTTATTAAGTGTCGCACCAGGCGGACTTATTGAGATGGTACTGACTGCTTCCATTGTAGGTGGCGATCCAGCTGTGGTAAGTGCATTACAGCTCACCAGACTTCTGGTAATCATCATCTTTGTACCGCCTTTATTAAAATGGTACTTTAACAAAAAAGCTGGAAACCGTCAGTCAACACCAACTTCCGTGTAA
- a CDS encoding CvfB family protein, with the protein MTFETGMIYNLTATQEVGGDFVLSDGEEIVVLPKEEVKGPLAPGDELSVFIYQNKKGEVVATMDLPHITAETYDWAQVVDKVSGLGVFVEIGLKQDVLVSSDYLPLIEKVWPEKGDELFVTLETDKKGRLLARPATETVVEDSFKKAPAELKGSAIDGRVYRSTKVGSFIITESGYRGFIHYMERKVEPRLGEWVEGRIIDVKEDGSLNVTLRPVKETVLDDDAEDIFNYLIRTGGEMPFTDKSDPDAIREEFKISKAAFKRALGRLMKEGKVVQKEGRTLVSKDEN; encoded by the coding sequence ATGACATTTGAAACAGGAATGATCTACAACCTAACGGCGACACAGGAAGTAGGGGGAGACTTTGTTCTGTCGGATGGAGAAGAGATTGTTGTTCTTCCAAAAGAAGAAGTAAAAGGGCCCCTTGCTCCCGGGGATGAATTATCCGTGTTTATATACCAGAATAAAAAAGGTGAGGTAGTCGCTACAATGGACCTTCCTCATATTACTGCAGAAACCTATGACTGGGCCCAGGTTGTTGACAAGGTAAGTGGACTTGGGGTCTTTGTAGAAATCGGCCTCAAGCAGGATGTGTTAGTTTCAAGCGATTACCTGCCACTTATTGAGAAGGTGTGGCCTGAAAAAGGTGATGAACTTTTTGTCACACTGGAAACGGATAAAAAAGGCCGCCTGCTTGCCAGGCCGGCTACTGAAACAGTGGTGGAGGATTCGTTTAAAAAAGCACCTGCTGAGTTAAAAGGCTCGGCAATTGACGGGCGGGTGTACCGCTCGACTAAGGTTGGTTCTTTTATCATCACAGAATCCGGCTACCGCGGTTTTATCCATTACATGGAGAGAAAGGTTGAACCCCGCCTCGGTGAATGGGTTGAAGGCAGGATCATTGATGTAAAAGAAGACGGATCATTAAACGTGACATTACGTCCGGTAAAAGAAACGGTACTTGACGATGATGCAGAGGATATCTTCAATTACCTCATTCGTACCGGAGGCGAAATGCCTTTTACAGATAAAAGTGATCCTGATGCAATACGGGAAGAATTTAAAATCAGTAAAGCTGCATTTAAACGCGCACTCGGAAGGCTGATGAAAGAAGGGAAAGTGGTCCAAAAAGAGGGAAGGACGCTTGTATCAAAGGACGAAAACTAA
- a CDS encoding dimethylarginine dimethylaminohydrolase family protein yields the protein MKQQKQSFCDTEYGALRKVAVCEPHHIAIRDVINETQKKYEKEGLNVKLALKQHRDFTSELEKHGVDVIHLEPKEHFPEQVFTRDIGFTLGQTIFVSEMAQKVRHGEEEHLKDWLKRSKISYYNLLGDKIEGGDVVIDGHNIYIGVSERTDEGSIEHLQSLLPQYAVTSIPFPHKYLHLDCIFNVLSPSEAIIFPGVMSEFDEEMLTSRYDCIRVCEKEQFTLGTNVLSIGDRKVFSLPVNKKVNEELRSRGYHVIEVDISEIIKSGGSFRCCTMPVLRSKA from the coding sequence TTGAAACAACAAAAACAATCTTTTTGTGATACAGAGTATGGAGCATTGAGAAAAGTGGCTGTCTGCGAACCGCATCATATTGCAATACGTGATGTGATAAATGAAACACAAAAAAAATATGAAAAAGAAGGGCTGAATGTTAAGCTCGCCCTCAAACAGCACCGTGATTTCACTTCCGAACTGGAAAAGCACGGTGTAGACGTCATCCATCTCGAACCTAAGGAACACTTTCCCGAACAAGTCTTTACAAGGGATATCGGTTTCACACTTGGCCAGACCATCTTTGTATCAGAAATGGCTCAAAAGGTGCGGCACGGTGAGGAAGAACATTTGAAAGACTGGCTAAAACGTTCCAAAATAAGCTATTATAATCTTCTCGGTGATAAAATTGAAGGTGGCGATGTGGTGATCGACGGACACAACATATACATAGGTGTGAGTGAGCGTACAGATGAAGGTTCCATTGAACATCTGCAGAGTCTTCTTCCCCAGTACGCTGTCACATCAATCCCCTTCCCCCACAAATATTTGCACCTTGACTGTATCTTTAATGTATTAAGCCCTTCTGAGGCAATTATTTTTCCAGGGGTGATGAGTGAGTTCGATGAGGAAATGCTGACGTCCCGCTATGATTGTATACGGGTATGTGAAAAAGAGCAGTTTACACTCGGTACAAATGTCCTCTCCATTGGTGATCGTAAAGTATTCAGTCTGCCTGTAAACAAGAAGGTAAATGAAGAATTACGCTCACGGGGGTATCATGTTATTGAAGTGGATATCTCAGAAATCATAAAATCAGGTGGATCTTTCCGCTGCTGTACAATGCCAGTTCTTCGATCAAAAGCCTAA
- a CDS encoding YitT family protein produces MRILYMILGSAVVSFGVLILQSSQVITGGTAGLALSLSYLISSSFGLAFLLINIPFYILSFMKMGKKFTFSTIFAVTTLSVMTEALQLFPSFQISPFVGSILGGLIIGFGLAVLFLNGSSLGGANILCLFLQKRFGFDPGKSLFVFDSLVILTGLVSVGLVRGFYSILSVLMISFIVSMIKGKITANQPAAPVAHQVPAGQVS; encoded by the coding sequence GTGAGAATTTTATATATGATCCTTGGCAGTGCCGTTGTGAGTTTCGGTGTTCTTATCCTCCAGAGCTCACAGGTAATAACAGGTGGAACAGCCGGCCTTGCCCTGAGTTTATCATACTTAATCAGTTCATCGTTCGGACTGGCTTTTCTATTAATCAACATCCCTTTTTATATTCTGTCGTTTATGAAAATGGGAAAGAAGTTTACGTTCTCTACTATTTTTGCAGTTACTACGCTCTCAGTAATGACAGAAGCCCTGCAGTTATTTCCGTCCTTTCAGATTAGCCCTTTTGTCGGCTCTATCCTGGGCGGCTTGATAATCGGTTTCGGACTGGCAGTGTTGTTTCTGAACGGTTCCTCCCTTGGAGGAGCAAATATACTTTGTCTCTTTTTGCAAAAGAGATTCGGATTTGATCCAGGTAAAAGCCTGTTTGTGTTTGACTCCCTGGTCATTCTCACAGGGCTTGTATCTGTAGGCCTTGTCAGAGGATTTTATTCCATCCTTTCTGTTTTAATGATCTCCTTTATCGTAAGCATGATTAAAGGGAAGATTACAGCCAATCAACCTGCAGCTCCAGTTGCTCATCAAGTGCCTGCGGGTCAGGTATCCTAA
- a CDS encoding M20/M25/M40 family metallo-hydrolase, with translation MSSQSIRTFIKEIAENEKVRWALEEIKKEASRTLEDQIEITEIEAPTFEEETRGKVYALRLEEAGIENISTDKHGNVFGVRKGTGKGPKIVVCAHLDTVFPSGTPVKATWKEGKIYAPGIADDGRGLAVVLTLARVMKKYDLRTVGDLIIGATVGEEGLGDLYGVKGLFETRNDIDGFISIEPGSPSRIIFAGTGSRRHKVTFTGKGGHSFGDFGTPSAIHALGRAVGEIAEIAVPEEPKTTFNVGAIQGGTTVNTIAEKASMVIDLRSTDPKALKLLEDKVLTIIKKAALKERHERSGGPMDVDIELVGDRPAGTQSSKDPIVQTAAEAVRQIGLDPLFSGPISTDSNVPISLGVPSLTLGGGGAFGSAHTLNEYFDPTDAYFGPWQILLTVLALAGMEDVSEPVLKK, from the coding sequence ATGAGTAGTCAGTCTATTCGCACATTCATAAAAGAGATTGCAGAAAATGAAAAAGTCAGGTGGGCATTGGAAGAAATAAAGAAAGAAGCATCCCGTACGCTGGAGGATCAAATTGAAATCACTGAAATTGAAGCACCTACTTTTGAGGAAGAAACACGGGGGAAGGTCTATGCTTTGAGGTTGGAAGAAGCAGGTATCGAGAATATTTCGACCGACAAGCACGGGAATGTTTTCGGAGTAAGAAAAGGGACAGGAAAGGGGCCGAAGATTGTTGTTTGTGCCCACCTCGATACGGTTTTCCCCTCAGGAACTCCTGTAAAAGCAACGTGGAAAGAAGGAAAAATCTACGCTCCGGGTATTGCAGATGATGGCCGGGGACTTGCTGTTGTACTGACTCTGGCGAGAGTAATGAAAAAATATGATCTCAGGACGGTGGGTGATCTCATTATCGGAGCTACCGTAGGTGAAGAAGGTTTGGGTGATTTATATGGTGTGAAAGGTCTTTTTGAGACACGGAATGACATTGATGGCTTCATTTCAATTGAACCGGGATCCCCATCAAGAATTATTTTTGCCGGCACAGGAAGCCGTCGTCATAAAGTAACTTTTACAGGTAAGGGCGGACATAGTTTCGGTGACTTCGGTACACCAAGCGCCATCCACGCTCTTGGAAGGGCAGTCGGAGAAATCGCTGAAATAGCTGTTCCTGAAGAGCCTAAAACGACCTTTAACGTAGGTGCAATTCAGGGAGGGACTACGGTCAATACGATCGCTGAAAAAGCATCAATGGTGATTGACCTCAGATCAACAGATCCGAAAGCCCTGAAATTACTCGAGGACAAGGTGTTGACAATTATAAAAAAAGCTGCTCTGAAAGAAAGACACGAGAGGTCTGGAGGCCCCATGGATGTAGATATTGAGCTTGTGGGCGACAGGCCCGCCGGAACACAGTCTTCAAAAGATCCTATTGTTCAGACTGCTGCTGAAGCAGTCAGGCAGATTGGACTTGATCCATTATTCAGCGGACCCATCAGCACAGACTCGAATGTTCCCATCAGCCTTGGAGTTCCATCTCTTACACTAGGAGGCGGAGGGGCGTTCGGCAGTGCCCATACCCTAAACGAATACTTCGACCCGACTGATGCTTATTTTGGCCCTTGGCAGATTCTTCTGACGGTTCTTGCCCTAGCTGGAATGGAAGATGTGAGTGAGCCGGTGCTGAAGAAATGA
- a CDS encoding DUF2515 family protein, whose amino-acid sequence MYRLKSFLEWMFKDPSQDEHNQLLKKEKVNTGVKMESLHRLKEELTKEMYQPAVTFQEDRERIRAIRETTRGLNRNNVIRTEAYLSFYNKHPEVHWAFLAHMVSRNGGWNMTDLKGSLLQAFIPKKDQIHYFHFLEKANQLIFDDAYSQLLVYEQVKQMGDDRPLSYLPLLNVSRFMCAVWRTFLATGDSAVLTIGLIINEQHLIEKPVIQHPVFHETVFKSWKFQLQDLLSLTRVIFPYELKGRIRLSGLTVSSFDEVSERIMIGKKLYSLLFDTPLLTVGALSFANKVPHTASRSDYWPHMFSKNRESVTGNEWHSCFENADPFLYSPVLTDAWSDKKPVASYKKDWFHNTKVPDYFSSASVPGNIDVTSDYCEALRQMVLLKEAKSAVF is encoded by the coding sequence GTGTACAGGCTGAAATCATTTCTTGAATGGATGTTCAAAGATCCTTCACAGGACGAACATAATCAGCTTCTGAAAAAAGAGAAAGTAAATACCGGTGTGAAAATGGAATCTCTTCACCGCTTAAAGGAAGAACTTACAAAAGAAATGTACCAACCTGCTGTGACGTTTCAGGAAGACAGGGAGAGAATCCGTGCCATTCGTGAAACGACAAGGGGGCTTAATCGAAATAATGTAATCAGAACCGAAGCCTATTTATCTTTTTACAACAAGCATCCTGAAGTTCACTGGGCTTTCCTCGCCCATATGGTTTCCAGAAATGGCGGTTGGAACATGACAGACCTGAAAGGAAGCTTACTTCAGGCTTTTATACCTAAAAAGGACCAAATTCACTATTTTCATTTTCTTGAAAAGGCTAATCAACTCATTTTTGACGATGCATATTCCCAGCTGCTCGTGTATGAACAAGTAAAGCAAATGGGTGATGACCGGCCGTTATCATATTTACCATTGTTAAATGTATCCCGGTTCATGTGTGCCGTGTGGCGGACGTTTCTAGCAACAGGGGACAGTGCCGTTCTCACCATAGGTCTGATTATTAATGAACAGCACCTTATTGAAAAACCGGTCATCCAGCATCCTGTGTTTCACGAAACTGTTTTTAAATCCTGGAAATTTCAGTTACAGGATCTATTATCGCTTACCCGGGTGATATTTCCTTATGAACTGAAAGGGAGGATCCGTCTAAGCGGACTGACTGTCAGCAGCTTTGATGAAGTATCTGAGCGGATTATGATCGGGAAGAAACTGTATTCTCTTCTTTTTGACACGCCTTTGTTAACTGTGGGGGCATTGTCTTTTGCCAATAAAGTGCCCCATACGGCTTCACGTTCAGATTACTGGCCTCACATGTTTTCAAAAAACAGGGAGAGTGTAACAGGAAATGAATGGCACAGCTGTTTTGAGAATGCAGATCCTTTTCTTTACAGCCCGGTATTAACTGATGCCTGGTCTGATAAGAAGCCAGTGGCTTCGTATAAAAAAGATTGGTTTCATAACACAAAGGTACCAGACTATTTCAGTTCTGCATCAGTACCCGGGAATATTGATGTTACGAGCGATTATTGCGAAGCTCTCAGGCAGATGGTGCTGCTTAAAGAAGCAAAGTCCGCAGTCTTTTAG